The nucleotide window GTCGAGGACCCCGCTGTCAATGCCTGTAAGAATACCGGCCTGCTCGCCCTCCGTGAGCGTTCTCCGGATATCACCGATCTCGTCATGGACATGGAAAGCCTTGCCATCAGCAAAGCCGACACCAAGATCGAGGACGTGGCGATAAAGACGGTGATCCTCGGAGAAGCCTATATCGCCCGAAAGGAAAAGACCGGAAAGCCGGACAGGTTCGTATGCTTGCTCGGCGACAAAGGAAAAGTCCTGCTGACGTTTTTTACCGCACAGTAGCTTCGGCAACGGTATCCCGCTGGACGTATTGGCGCGTTGGGACTCGGAGTGCAAATACCGGGCTGGGCGCGCCAACGCCGCCCGGAGACTAACACCGCCGGAGAGTTAGTGCCTTCTAGCATAAGCTGCTAGCCGCACTTGAATGGTCTCCTACGGCGGCGTTGTCGTTTCCTGCCAGAACGTTGCGGACATCTATCCTGCATTGGAGCGACTGCATCTTCGCCCGCCCCTCATTGAACATGGCGGGCTGGTCTCAGAGGCCTTGGCCGGCCCCAAACATCTGACGGCGCGTTATGTGGGCGTCTGCCGCTCGATCCGCGACGCAGCCGCATCACGAATGCCCGGGCGCGACCATCATGCCCTGGAAATTTCCTCGATGATCGATCTTTCGGACTTCGACCCTGCGCATCGCGAGCGGGCGCGAGCGGGTCTCGGGATCGCGACAGATGAGGTTCTAATCGGTTGGGTCGGCCGGCTCGATCCCAAAATGAACGTCGAGGACTTTATTGAGGCCGCCGCGCTGGTTCACGCCACCACGGAAAGTGCACGGTTCGTCATTGTTGGCGGACCGGACGCCTTCCTGCCGGAATATGCTGTGCAGCTCAAAGACCTGGCCGCCCGGCACGGGCTCGGTGGTATTCTTCAGTTTCTCGGCGACCGGAACGATATCCCGTTCCTGCTTGCCGCATTCGATATATTCTTCTGGCTTTCATCCGGCGAAGGCATGCCGCACGTTGTCGCAGGGGCCGGCGCCGCCTCCCTCCCGGTGATTGCGACGCCCGACAACGGTGTTATGCAGCAGATCGATGACGGGCTGTCCGGTGTCTTCGTGCCCTATCGCAGTCCAGGCGTCGTTGCGAAAAATATGATCGCGCTTATCGGGTCCCCTGCGCGCCGTGACGCACTCGGCACAGCACTGCAACGGAAGGTCGAGACAAACTACTCCGTCGAGGCAGTGCTGCCGCAGTGGGAGCGGCTTCTGGCGGATGTCCATCGAGAGCGAAAGGCTGCGCGTCCTACAGGTCTGTTCCAATCATTCCTGCAAGGCGGTTTCGAATGTTCGACCCATCGGCTCCGGCCAAAAAACGGTGAGACGCAGGGCCATCGCCTCGACTTGATTGCCGCGACTGGTCACGATCACCATGCCGAGACGGACTATCGCCAACTTCAAGGCTTTGAGATCAGCACCGTGCGCGATGGCTTCCGATGGCACCTGATTGAAAAATCCGGCCGATACGACTGGTCGAGCATTCGTCCGATGCTCCAGGCGGCCAAGGCGACAAAGACCCAGGTTGTCTGGGATCTCCTGCATTATGGCTGGCCCGACGATCTCGACATCTGGTCGCCTCGCTTCGTCGATCACTTCGCGCGGGTTGCACGTGCATGCGCCGAGTTGGCCCGGGAGCAGAGCGACGGCATTCCGTTTTATTGCCCTGTCAACGAGATCTCGTTTTTCTCATGGGCGGTGGTGGCGTCGGCTATTTGAACCCGTTTGCCAATGGGCGTGGATTCGAACTCAAGGTGCAGATGGCACGCGCTGCTATCGCAGCGATGGATGCCATTATCTCGGTGGATGCCCGGGCCCGCTTCGTTCACTGCGAGCCGGTGATTAACGTCATCGCGGATCCTACGCGTCCCCACGATGGGCGCATTGCCGAAGGACATCGCCAATCGCAATTCCAGGCCTGGGACTTGATTGTGGGAGGATGTGGCCGCAGATCGGAGGCGGCGAACGCTATCTTGATATCCTCGGTGTGAATTATTATTCCAATAACCAGTGGATTCACGGCGGCTGGCCGATCGACATTGGTCATCCGCTTTATAAGCCCCTCAGCCGAATTCTGGCCGAGACGTTCGCCCGTTACGGCAAGCCCATCCTTATTGCCGAGACCGGCATCGAGGATGACCGGCGCCCGTCTTGGTTTGACTATGTTGCCGACCAGGCTCTGGAGTCGATGCGGTTGGGGGTGCCCTTGGAAGGCTTGTGCCTGTATCCGATCGTCAATCATCCTGGTTGGGATGACGATCGGCCTTGCGCAAACGGCCTCCTCTCCGCCGATGCCGCTCCGGGAGGACGGGCGCCATTTGGCCCCCTGGCCGCTGCGATACGCGGACGAGCAAAAGAGTTTGCAACCTTTGCGCCGCATCACATTGGCGGCGCCAAGCTAGCGGCACCTGAACGCGTCTAACGGCCGGCATTCAAGATCGAAGGCGCCAGGCCGCCATCATTCTGTGAACACGGGACTCCTCGACTGCTGCTCAAGAAAAGTTGTCCACGGGAACCCTTACCGCTTCGGGATGTTTGCCTCTCACAACCATCAAGGAGATCATGACGATGACCGACGACACGCGCCGCCCGACGCCGCCCTATCCTGCGCAACAACAGGAGCCGCCGGGCCAGACAGCGGCCATGCAGCCTGTGCCCGATCATGGTGAGAAATCCTACCGGGGAAATGGAAAGCTCGAAGGCAAGTCTGCTCTTATTACGGGTGCGGATTCGGGAATTGGTAAAGCTGTGGCGATCGCCTTTGCTCGAGAGGGCGCCGATGTGGTCATCTCGTATTTAAGCGAGGACGAGGACGCCAACGACACCGCAAAATGGGTGAAGCAAGCAGGTCGCAAAGCTGTTGTCATCCCCGGCGACAGCAAGTCGGAGGATCACTGCAAGATGCTCGTGCAGCGGACCGTCGATGAGTTGGGCGGTATCGACATTTTGGTAAATAATGCCGCCTTTCAGCGCACTTATGCCGACATCGCCGATATCGATGCCGAAGAATGGGACGAGACCTTTCGCACAAATATCTATGCTCCGTTCTTTCTCGCGAAGGCGGCAATCCCGCATATGGCGCGTGGCAGTGCCATCATCAACACCACGTCCATTCAGTCGCGCCAGCCGTCACCCCAGCTGCTAGCCTACGCCTCGACGAAAGGGGCTATTTCCAACTTTACGGCGGGACTTGCGGAGATGCTCGGCGAGCGAGGCGTCCGTGTCAACGCGGTCGCACCCGGCCCGATCTGGACGCCGCTCATCCCCTCGACGATGCCCGCCGAAAAAGCTGCGAAGTTTGGAGCAAATACACTCATTGGGCGTGCTGGACAGCCTGCGGAGCTTGCCGGTGCCTACGTTCTTCTCGCGTCGGATCTCGGCAGCTACATGACCGGAGCAATCATCCCCGTGACCGGCGGGGAAATCATGATCTGATCGCAGTGGCCGACCATAAGAAAGGCGGCAACGATGACGGCCTTTCAAGACCGTCCGCCCGCTTAGGCCGCCCTCTTACCCTTGGCGTTTGCAGATGCCTGTGCAAGCTCGTCGACACCGGCTCCCACCTTTGCGCGCATGCGCGGGAGGTCATCGGCGCGTCTTTGGCCCCCGCGTGGGTCTCGGTCGGAGCGGCTACGAGGTCGAACCTACCCGCAGGTCCTCGCACCAGACAGGATGTGGCCACGAACCTGCGCTCGGTCGTGCGCTCGCGGTTCGTCATTCGGGCTATCGCATTTTTCTTCCCGGTTGTGTCGGGTGACTGGAGCATACCTCGAATCCGCCGGCCATGCGTCGACCTCGGGCCATTGCATTAGCGGATCTTCTCGGTGCCGCTGGGTGTCGTCACCATGGTCGGACCGCCGCCATTGCCTTGAGGCGTAGGATCGCGATCGGTAGCTTCGGGCGGCCGGCTGCCGCCGCCAGCCGGGTTGTTGTCGAACGTTCCGGCGCCGTGAGGCTGGGCGTTGATTTGATCGGGGGCCGTCGATGCCGTGGGTTTCGGATCGGTGTCGATGCTTTCTCCCCAGATCTCCGCCGCGCCCCAGGCAACCATCGCCAGCACGAGACCACCGACGAGCACCGCAAGCACAGGCTTGCCGTATCGCCCCTGTCTCGCGTCTGTCGCGTTCTCGGTCACCTGCTCGGGCTGGCGCTGCGACTGGTGGTTCGAATTCGTCATCATAAAAACTCCCTGGGGTGGACCGCACCAAACCGCGGCCCGATGCGGAAGTTCCAAAGTTTTTCGCCGAAGCGCAGCGCCGATTGCGGCTCGGCAAAAATCTCCGGCACATTTGCCGCGCGCTGAGGTTGCAGACGGCAATTCCTGTGATGGAGACCTCGATGAAATCGTTCTCGCCTCCCTTCTCGTCTGCTTGAATGGATTTTCCGCCACGGCAGCAGACGACGCTGCCAAGCAGCACGCCACCGACTTCGCGGCGAAGGCCGCCATGTCCAACATGTTCGAGATCGAGGCCGCGAAGATCGAGATCGCGAGCGGAAAGGCTGATGACGCCAAACAGTTCGCGCATGACATGATCAGGGATCACGGCGTTCTGAATGATGCCGCGAACAGGACGGCATCGAACTGCCCGCCGCTCTCGACGCCGAGTATACTGCGAAGCTGGCCGCCCTCCGGCAAAGCGACGCCGCCAATCTCGATCAGGCCTATCTTTCCACTCAAGTGACCGCGCACGAAGAAGCCGTGAACCTCTTCGACAGCTATTCAAAGCAGGGGCCGGACGGGCAACTCAAGCGGACGGCTGAAAGGATCCTGCCGGACCTTCGAATGCATTTGACGCGAATCCGCGGCCCGGCATCGAAATGACGGTCGAGATGATCCGGAAGCTGGTTTTTTCATCACTGTCGGGCCATTGTCATAATAATACAATTGCCGCGGCCATTGCGAAGGCGGAAACGAGGCCAAGCGCAGTCAGGCCGAGCTTGATGACTTCGGAGCCCTTCCGCATTTCTTCATTCCGGGATTCATATTTGGTGTCGAGTATAACCGCAACAAAACCCGCTCCCATCCAGCACATGAGCGTCAGCGTCCCGAAAAGCATCGCCCACTCAGTTCCATTCATCGTCATTCTCCTGGTTTCAAAGAGCCAACCTCACGGCTCTTCCAATGTTCCAGCCCTCTTTGGAAACGCCGGGAACATTCGCCGCTGCGGCATGTTGGTTGTCCAACCAGATCAAGGAGACGTACGATGGCAAACGATCGGGAAGAAGCAGTCCGGCAGTTGGCTCACGCTAAATGGGAAAGGGAAGGCAAGCCCGATGGACGGCATGAGCAGCACTGGCAGGAAGCCGAAGCGGAATCGCAGGCGGACAGTTCACGGCCTCAGTTAGCGCAGGCAGGCGAGGACGGCCATGTTCAAGGCGGGGGGTAAAACGGATCGGATGGGTGGCAAATCGCGTGGTTCCGGCCGGACCGGCTCAAACAAGCCAGTCGAATGATTGCGTCTAGTTTCATAACCCCGCCATGGCTGCTACCACACTCGCTTGTCTGCGGACAAATCATCTATATACCAGCCCGTCACAATGGGGCGGAGGAGCGAGGATTTGGAAAATTTGGCCATCGAGCTCTTTGCAGGAAAGCGCGTACTGATCGTCGAGGATGAATATTTTCTGGCGGATGAGACACGGCGGAAACTTGAGAAAGCAGGCGCAACAGTTATCGGTCCGGTCGCTGGTGTGACTGCCGCTCTGGATCTTGTCGAGAATGAGCAGATCGACGCAGCAATCCTGGATGTCCACCTGGAAGGCGATTTAGTATTTCCGGTCGCCGACGAGCTTGAGCGCCGCGATATCCCATTTGTCTTCGCCACAGCCTTCGACCCGTCGGTAATCCCGGCAAGGTTCACAGGCTTCGCGCTTTGCGAGAAGCCAACCGAATTGGGAAAGATCGCGGAAGCGTTGTTCGGCCAAAGGGCACGCGAATATCACTAGATCATTCGCAGTCGAGGGCCTTCGTCAGATGACAGCGAGCCCGGCTGACCCTGCTCTTAATTGTCCCAATCGGAACGCCGCACCGGTCTGCAGCGGCCTCATAGCTGACACCCTGAACAAATACCAGGACGATGGCGGTTCGATAGTTAGTGGGCAAGGCAGAAATCGCAACCTCTAGCTCGCGGCCGCGCAACTCCCAGATCTGCGAGGGCGGCGACGACGCCCAAGCGGCGGAATCTTCGTCCCCACCGACCTGTTCTCGTTTGGATATTTTGAATTTGGTGCAGAATGTATTGCGCATGATCGTGAACAGCCAGGAGCGCAACTGAGTGCCGCGCTGATATTTCCCGGAATGCGCGATCGCTTTGGCAAGCGTTTCCTGAACAAGATCATCCATGTCGCTCGTCGAATGGTTGAAGCGTTTGGCGAAAGATCTGAGAGCCGGCATATTTTCAAGCAGTTCGGCGTCCGTAAAACCTTGACGATTATCAGTGGGCATTGGGGTTCTCCTCTGGTGAGTGAACTTCGCCTTGCCTGTTCCGTTCCACTCGGATCGCGGATTCTTATAGCCGCGCCCGCGCTCGCCGACGACGGAATCCGAGCCCCGAATTCGCGCAGTTCCAGCGCACTGTTAGCCATGCCGCAAGCAACACAAGAACAAAGGAATAGCAGCATGACAAACGAAGCCCACAGGCCGACGGTCCGGGGAACCACCGGTCTGGAACCGCCATTCAAGGTTTTGGCGAGCAACGTGGGATTGCTCCCACCTGAGTAGAGAGCCCTCGCTGGGAACCCCGGCGCGCGCCTAAAAATGACTTTAGCTGGTCATCGTCGGCGTGGTGTCGAGCGGTCGAAAAGAAATCTGCGTTTTTTTGTGCCCCAGGAACAATAGCCGACGGCGAAGGTTCGTTGGCATCACTCGAAGGGAACTAGCAATGCGCGTCGTACAGATGAAGATCCACCGCCTACTCCATTATATGGGGGCCTTCTAACCTAAACGCGTTCCGGTTGGCATTGCCGTCATCATTCTCGCTCCGATCTGGATCGACTTCCGGTCCGGGACGCAATCGAGATCTATGTCATCGGTGTACTTGCGTCGGTTCTCTCAACCACCACCAAATCCGCGCTGAGGATAGCGCATTGTCCGTTTGAGGAGATAGAAGATGAAAGCTCTATGCTGGCACGGCAAGGGGGACATTCGTTGTGACAGCGTCCCCGACCCCAAGATCGAGGATGGGCGGGATGTGATCGTAAAGGTGACTGCCTGCGCAATCTGCGGTTCGGACCTCCACCTTATGGATGGTTATATTCCCTTTATGGAAAAGGGCGACATTCTAGGTCATGAATTTATGGGCGAAGTCGTGGATGTCGGACGCGCCAATAAGAAACTTAAAGTCGGCGATCGCGTCGTAGTTCCATTTACAATTTGCTGTGGCGAATGCCCGCAGTGCCTCAGAGGCAATTGGTCGGTTTGCGAGCGGACCAACCGTAATGCTGATAACGCAATAAAAGCTTTCGGCTATCAGACGGCCGGCCTTTTTGGTTACTCTCATCTGACAGGCGCGTTTGCGGGGGGGCAGGCGGAATACGTCAGAGTTCCATATGCCGACGTTTCTCCCATCGTGATACCAAACGGCATCCCGGACGAGCAGGCTCTCTTCCTCGGCGATATTTTTCCGACGGGATGGATGGCGGCTGCCAATTGCGAAATAGAGCCGACCGATATAGTCGCTGTGTGGGGATGCGGCCCGGTCGGCCAGTTCTGCATCAAGAGCGCATTTATGCAGGGCGCCGCACGCGTGATCGCAATCGATAATGTGCAAGAAAGGCTGGCGCTGGCACAGCTCGCGGGAGCGGAGATCATCAATTTCGATGAGATCGACGGCACAATACCCGACCGCATTAAGGACATTACCCATGGTCACGGCGCCGACAAGTGTATCGACGCGGTTGGCGCGGAGTCTCATGCGACGGCGTCGTTCGATGCGGTGATCGATAAGGTCAAAGCCGCTACTTTGCTGGGGACCGACAGGCCCCATGCCCTCAGAACTGCGATCATGGCGTGCCGGCCAGGTGGCATTGTTTCAGTACCTGGCGTCTATGGCGGCTTTCTTGACAAGATCCCATTCGGCGCCGCCATGAACAAGGGCCTGACGATCCGTACGGGACAGACGCACGTGAACCGATACTCGCTGGACCTCTTGCGCCGCATCGAGGAAGGCGAGATCGACCCTAGCTTCGTGATCACACATCGCGCGACACTGGAAGACGGTCCCGAACTTTACGAGACGTTCCGGGACAAGAAGGACAATTGCA belongs to Rhizobium indicum and includes:
- a CDS encoding sigma-70 family RNA polymerase sigma factor produces the protein MPTDNRQGFTDAELLENMPALRSFAKRFNHSTSDMDDLVQETLAKAIAHSGKYQRGTQLRSWLFTIMRNTFCTKFKISKREQVGGDEDSAAWASSPPSQIWELRGRELEVAISALPTNYRTAIVLVFVQGVSYEAAADRCGVPIGTIKSRVSRARCHLTKALDCE
- a CDS encoding response regulator, which translates into the protein MGRRSEDLENLAIELFAGKRVLIVEDEYFLADETRRKLEKAGATVIGPVAGVTAALDLVENEQIDAAILDVHLEGDLVFPVADELERRDIPFVFATAFDPSVIPARFTGFALCEKPTELGKIAEALFGQRAREYH
- a CDS encoding zinc-dependent alcohol dehydrogenase, with the protein product MKALCWHGKGDIRCDSVPDPKIEDGRDVIVKVTACAICGSDLHLMDGYIPFMEKGDILGHEFMGEVVDVGRANKKLKVGDRVVVPFTICCGECPQCLRGNWSVCERTNRNADNAIKAFGYQTAGLFGYSHLTGAFAGGQAEYVRVPYADVSPIVIPNGIPDEQALFLGDIFPTGWMAAANCEIEPTDIVAVWGCGPVGQFCIKSAFMQGAARVIAIDNVQERLALAQLAGAEIINFDEIDGTIPDRIKDITHGHGADKCIDAVGAESHATASFDAVIDKVKAATLLGTDRPHALRTAIMACRPGGIVSVPGVYGGFLDKIPFGAAMNKGLTIRTGQTHVNRYSLDLLRRIEEGEIDPSFVITHRATLEDGPELYETFRDKKDNCIKVVLTP
- a CDS encoding SDR family oxidoreductase is translated as MTDDTRRPTPPYPAQQQEPPGQTAAMQPVPDHGEKSYRGNGKLEGKSALITGADSGIGKAVAIAFAREGADVVISYLSEDEDANDTAKWVKQAGRKAVVIPGDSKSEDHCKMLVQRTVDELGGIDILVNNAAFQRTYADIADIDAEEWDETFRTNIYAPFFLAKAAIPHMARGSAIINTTSIQSRQPSPQLLAYASTKGAISNFTAGLAEMLGERGVRVNAVAPGPIWTPLIPSTMPAEKAAKFGANTLIGRAGQPAELAGAYVLLASDLGSYMTGAIIPVTGGEIMI
- a CDS encoding DUF2934 domain-containing protein — protein: MANDREEAVRQLAHAKWEREGKPDGRHEQHWQEAEAESQADSSRPQLAQAGEDGHVQGGG